A stretch of Cucumis sativus cultivar 9930 chromosome 2, Cucumber_9930_V3, whole genome shotgun sequence DNA encodes these proteins:
- the LOC116401960 gene encoding (R)-mandelonitrile lyase 1-like encodes MEHSLIMASFLLFILISMLQFQLGVSLSSNTKPNEDFRYMKFVHDASDLPTKEKYDYIIIGGGTAGCPLAATLTSNFSVLLLERGSEPTKYPSVLKEQSFLNVYTVEDDGENPFQRFVSEDGVENLRGRVLGGTSMLNGGFYSRGHQEFFETAGVKWDMELVKKAYEWVEESVVFEASLNNGWQYAFRNGLLEAGVGPYNGFELNHRLGTKIGGSIFDKEGNRHGSVELLNKAQPNNLKVVVRATVEKIIFSGLSASGVLYSDSKGRLHTASIRKKGEIILSAGAIGSPQLLLLSGVGPKSHLSSLKLPVVLHQPHVGQSMSDNPRFTANIVLPYPLVITAVKVVGTLDDNIHLQSITGFLPFSLPPSFSLLPHRFNSVNLSLATIVGKFSEVFSEGSLKLNSSTDVKKNPIVRFNYYSHPDDLAKCVRGVRKFGDFLKTPTIEKIKIQDFEGKRSFAFLEPPIPENLSDDGVVEKFCKETVTTYWHYHGGCLVGKVVDGNYRVMGIKNLRVVDGSTFSDSPGTNPMATLMMLGRYVGLNILRERSS; translated from the exons ATGGAGCATAGTCTTATTATGgcttcctttcttctattcATTCTCATATCTATGCTTCAGTTTCAATTGGGAGTCTCCCTCTCCTCAAACACTAAACCTAATGAAG aTTTTAGATACATGAAGTTTGTACATGATGCTAGTGATTtaccaacaaaagaaaaatacgaCTACATAATAATAGGGGGAGGAACAGCAGGGTGTCCATTAGCTGCAACATTAACATCAAATTTCTCAGTTCTACTTCTTGAAAGAGGTAGTGAACCAACCAAGTATCCCTCTGTATTGAAGGAACAAAGTTTCTTAAACGTCTACACGGTTGAAGACGATGGAGAAAATCCTTTCCAACGATTTGTTTCCGAGGATGGCGTGGAGAATCTAAGAGGACGAGTCCTTGGTGGTACTAGTATGCTCAATGGTGGGTTCTACTCAAGGGGACATCAAGAGTTTTTTGAAACTGCTGGAGTTAAGTGGGACATGGAATTGGTGAAAAAGGCTTATGAATGGGTTGAAGAGAGTGTGGTGTTTGAAGCAAGTTTGAATAATGGTTGGCAATATGCTTTCAGAAATGGTTTGTTGGAAGCTGGCGTTGGTCCTTATAATGGATTTGAGTTGAACCATCGTTTGGGGACTAAGATTGGAGGGTCAATCTTTGATAAGGAAGGAAATAGACATGGATCTGTGGAGCTTTTGAATAAGGCTCAACCCAATAATCTTAAAGTTGTCGTCCGAGCCACAGTAGAGAAAATCATCTTTTCTG GTTTATCAGCAAGTGGAGTTTTATATTCAGACTCCAAAGGAAGGTTACACACAGCATCCATCCgcaaaaaaggagaaattatTCTAAGTGCAGGAGCCATTGGAAGTCCTCAACTTCTCCTTCTAAGTGGGGTTGGCCCAAAATCTCATCTTTCATCCTTAAAACTACCTGTCGTTCTTCACCAACCACATGTCGGCCAATCCATGTCTGACAATCCTCGTTTCACTGCCAATATAGTGCTTCCATATCCATTGGTTATCACAGCCGTAAAAGTTGTTGGAACCTTAGATGACAATATCCATCTTCAATCTATCACAGGATTTTTACCGTTTTCACTACCTCCATCATTTAGCCTTCTTCCTCATAGATTTAATTCCGTCAATTTGAGCTTAGCCACCATCGTTGGAAAATTCTCTGAGGTTTTTTCCGAAGGGTCCTTGAAATTGAATTCTTCAACTGATGTGAAGAAAAATCCCATTGTTAGATTTAATTACTATTCTCATCCTGACGATCTTGCTAAATGTGTTAGAGGAGTAAGAAAATTTGGagattttcttaaaactcCAACAATTGAAAAGATTAAGATACAAGATTTTGAGGGTAAGAGAAGTTTTGCGTTTTTGGAACCTCCGATACCGGAAAATTTATCGGATGATGGTGTGGTTGAAAAGTTTTGTAAGGAAACAGTGACGACTTATTGGCATTACCATGGAGGATGCTTGGTAGGAAAAGTTGTCGACGGCAATTATAGAGTCATGGGAATTAAAAATTTGCGTGTAGTAGATGGCTCCACGTTTTCTGATTCACCTGGAACCAATCCTATGGCTACTCTCATGATGCTTGGCCG ATATGTTGGGCTTAATATATTGCGAGAAAGATCAAGTTAA
- the LOC101213549 gene encoding (R)-mandelonitrile lyase 1 gives MEHSRVTILILSLMISIFQLQLHSSHAIPNQDVSYMKFVHNATDLPPKEEYDYIIIGGGTAGCPLATTLSSKFSVLLLERGSDPNKYPSVLDEQGLLNVFAAGDDGRNPFQRFVSEDGVENIRGRVLGGGSMVNAGFYSRGHREFFASAGVDWDMELVEKAYEWVEETVVSQPILNAWQSAFRSSLLEGGVVPDNGFDLRHLVGTKTGGSIFDNKGNRHGAVELLNKANPTNIKVAIEATVQRILFSGLSANGVLYSDSKGKLHRAIIRKKGEIIVSAGAIGSPQLLLLSGIGPKSHLSSLKLPVVLHQPYVGQSMSDNPRFGTNIIIPFPVLPSSVKVVGILQDNIYIQSIASPFPILIPQIFSLLPPQATSIIPTLAMFVGKFSEVHSEGSLRLNSSTNVKKSPIVGFNYYSHPDDLGRCVKGVRKMGDLLKTRTMEKIKTKNLEGNKGFEFLGVPLPENLWNDSSVEEYCKKTVTTYWHYHGGCLVGKVVDGNYKVIGIKNLRVVDGSTFSESPGTNPMATLMMLGRYVGLKLLHQRSNLK, from the exons ATGGAACATTCTAGGGTTACCATCCTCATACTCAGCCTTATGATCTCTATCTTTCAATTACAACTTCACTCCTCACATGCTATCCCCAATCAAG ATGTTAGCTACATGAAGTTTGTTCATAATGCCACTGATTTACCACCAAAAGAAGAATATGACTACATAATTATAGGAGGTGGAACTGCAGGGTGTCCATTAGCTACAACATTATCATCAAAATTCTCAGTCCTCCTTTTAGAAAGAGGCAGTGACCCCAACAAATATCCTTCTGTGTTGGATGAACAAGGTCTATTGAACGTTTTTGCTGCTGGAGATGATGGAAGAAATCCCTTTCAACGTTTCGTCTCGGAGGATGGCGTAGAGAACATACGAGGACGAGTCCTTGGCGGAGGAAGCATGGTCAATGCCGGGTTCTATTCGAGGGGACATCGAGAGTTTTTCGCAAGTGCAGGTGTTGATTGGGACATGGAATTGGTTGAGAAGGCTTATGAATGGGTTGAAGAAACTGTTGTATCTCAACCAATTTTGAATGCTTGGCAATCTGCTTTTAGAAGTTCTTTATTGGAAGGTGGTGTTGTCCCTGATAATGGGTTTGATTTAAGGCATCTTGTGGGAACTAAAACTGGAGGTTCAATCTTTGATAATAAAGGAAATAGACATGGAGCTGTGGAGCTTCTTAATAAGGCTAATCCCACAAATATTAAAGTTGCTATTGAAGCCACAGTTCAAAGAATCCTCTTCTCTG GTTTATCAGCAAATGGGGTGTTGTATTCAGATTCAAAAGGAAAGCTACACAGAGCAATCATTCGCAAAAAGGGAGAAATCATTGTAAGTGCAGGAGCCATTGGAAGTCCTCAACTTCTCCTTCTAAGTGGGATTGGCCCAAAATCTCATCTTTCATCCTTAAAACTACCTGTCGTTCTTCACCAACCATATGTCGGCCAATCCATGTCCGACAATCCCCGTTTTGGCACCAACATCATCATTCCATTTCCAGTTCTTCCTTCTTCTGTAAAAGTTGTTGGAATTTTACAAGACAATATCTATATACAATCTATTGCCAGCCCTTTCCCAATTTTAATTCCCCAAATTTTCAgtcttcttcctcctcaagCCACTTCCATCATCCCAACCTTAGCCATGTTTGTTGGAAAATTCTCCGAAGTTCATTCTGAAGGCTCACTTCGATTAAATTCCTCTACTAATGTGAAAAAGAGTCCCATTGTTGGATTCAACTATTATTCACATCCTGATGATCTTGGTCGATGTGTTAAAGGTGTAAGAAAAATGGGAGATTTGCTTAAAACTCGAACTATGGAAAAGATTAAGACAAAAAATTTGGAGGGTAATAAAGGGTTTGAGTTCTTGGGTGTTCCACTACCGGAAAATTTGTGGAATGATAGCTCTGTTGAAGAATATTGTAAAAAGACAGTGACTACTTATTGGCATTACCATGGAGGATGTTTGGTGGGAAAAGTGGTTGACGGTAATTATAAAGTGATTGGAATTAAAAATCTGCGTGTTGTCGATGGCTCCACTTTCTCTGAGTCGCCGGGAACTAATCCCATGGCCACTCTCATGATGCTTGGCCG ATATGTTGGCCTTAAGTTACTCCATCAAAGATCGAATCTCAAATAA
- the LOC101213062 gene encoding (R)-mandelonitrile lyase 1-like: MENYSKATILIVSLIISIFQLQVHFSHAIPNQDVSYMKFVHNATDLPTKEEYDYIIIGGGTAGCPLATTLSSKFSVLLLERGSDPNKYPSVLNEKGLSKAFDTEDDGKTPFQRFVSEDGVENIRGRILGGGSMVNAGFYSRGHKEFFESAGVDWDMELVEKAYEWIEESVVSQPILKDWQSAFRSALLEGGIVPDNGFDLSHLVGTKTGGSIIDDKGNRHGAVELLNKANPKNLKVAIEATVQRILFSDLSANGVSYLDSKGKLHTTFIHEKGEIIVSAGAIGSPQLLLLSGIGPKSHLSSLKLPVVLHQPHVGQSMSDNPRFGTNIVLPFQVVPTSGKVVGILQDNIYFQSLASPSPFLVPPTFSLLPPHPTSINPTLATFFGKFSEVHSKGSLKLNSSIDVKKSPIVQFNYYSHPDDLARCVKGVRKLGDVFKTPTMEKIKTQDLKGNKGFMFLGLPLPGNLWNDSAVEEYCKKTVATYWHYHGGCLVGKVVDGNYKVIGTENLRVVDGSTFSISPGTNPMATVMMLGRYVGLKIVQQSSS, from the exons ATGGAGAATTATTCTAAGGCTACTATTCTCATAGTCAGCCTTATAATCTCTATCTTTCAATTACAAGTTCACTTCTCGCATGCTATCCCCAATCAAG aTGTTAGCTACATGAAGTTTGTACATAATGCTACCGATTTACcaacaaaagaagaatatgACTACATAATTATAGGAGGAGGAACAGCAGGGTGTCCATTAGCTACAACATTATCATCAAAATTCTCAGTTCTCCTTCTTGAAAGAGGCAGTGACCCCAACAAATATCCTTCTGTGTTGAATGAAAAAGGTCTATCGAAGGCTTTTGATACAGAAGATGATGGCAAAACTCCGTTCCAACGTTTCGTCTCGGAGGACGGTGTAGAGAACATTCGAGGGCGAATCCTCGGCGGTGGAAGCATGGTCAATGCCGGGTTTTATTCAAGGGGACATAAAGAGTTTTTTGAAAGTGCAGGTGTTGATTGGGACATGGAATTGGTGGAGAAAGCTTATGAATGGATAGAAGAGAGTGTGGTATCACAACCGATTTTGAAAGATTGGCAATCTGCTTTTAGAAGTGCTTTGTTGGAAGGGGGTATTGTTCCCGATAATGGGTTTGATTTGAGTCATCTTGTAGGTACTAAAACTGGAGGCTCTATCATTGATGATAAAGGAAATAGGCATGGAGCTGTGGAGCTTCTAAATAAGGCCAATCCCAAGAATCTTAAAGTTGCAATTGAAGCCACAGTCCAAAGAATCCTCTTCTCTG ACTTATCGGCAAATGGAGTTTCATATTTAGATTCAAAAGGAAAGTTACACACAACATTCATTCatgaaaaaggagaaatcATTGTAAGTGCAGGAGCCATTGGAAGTCCTCAACTTCTCCTTCTAAGTGGGATTGGCCCAAAATCTCATCTTTCATCCTTAAAACTACCTGTCGTTCTTCACCAACCACATGTTGGACAATCGATGTCTGACAATCCCCGTTTTGGGACAAACATTGTTCTTCCATTCCAAGTGGTTCCTACATCAGGAAAAGTTGTTGGCATTTTACAAGACAATATCTATTTCCAATCTCTTGCTAGCCCTTCACCATTCTTAGTTCCACCAACTTTCAGTCTTCTACCTCCTCATCCCACTTCAATTAATCCAACCTTAGCCACTTTTTTTGGGAAATTCTCCGAAGTTCATTCCAAAGGCTCACTTAAACTAAATTCCTCTATTGATGTGAAGAAGAGTCCCATTGTTCAGTTCAATTATTATTCCCATCCCGATGATCTTGCTCGATGTGTTAAAGGTGTAAGAAAATTGGGAGATGTGTTTAAAACTCCAACAATGGAAAAGATTAAGACCCAAGATTTGAAGGGTAATAAAGGATTTATGTTTTTGGGGCTTCCATTGCCGGGAAATTTGTGGAATGATAGCGCTGTTGAAGAATATTGTAAGAAAACGGTGGCTACTTATTGGCATTATCATGGAGGATGTTTGGTCGGAAAAGTTGTGGACGGTAATTATAAAGTGATCGGAACTGAAAATTTACGTGTAGTTGATGGATCCACTTTCTCTATCTCGCCAGGAACTAATCCTATGGCCACCGTCATGATGCTTGGCCG GTATGTTGGCCTTAAGATTGTGCAACAAAGCTCAAGTTAA